TGAGCGCAAACACGCAGACGTACGGATTCTGAGCGTCAGCCTCGGCACGCTCCCGTCGCTCGGGAAGTCCAGAGTCTTCCCACCGCTGACAACTGTCTGGCGTCGCTGGGCACCCCCGGTGTGTgggaggccgcgccgtcaTGTACCGAACAAACCGCGAGCCTGTTAAATTCCAGGTCCTTCAAAATGCCAACGGTAGTTGGAACCGCACCTCACAACTGCAGGCTTTGCCAGATGGCCCGCTGGGGCACCTTTTCACAGCCACTACGAAAGCAGTGCATATTATTATTTTCGCTGGCTTCCAACTTCATTCTTGAACTGAATCGACCGCGTgactggcgcctcgccgcgcctaCCCTCTGGCCCAGTGTCGCAGCCTGTCGGGAGATGAGACAGGAGGCCAACCCCCCCCCACACACGTTAGCTTCTTCTCGACAcaccgcgctgctgctgatCGGCCGCGAGCGGGTAGTGGCTGGCCCCAGAGGCCGACGCACCCGCTTCGCCCGTCCAGTAGAAGCCGGTTGCTCCATCTTCGGGTCCGCGGTGAGGCGGCAAGAAACTCTGCCCTCCCCTGTTGGCGGGTCTCGCCGCCGACCATCCGGAGGCGTCAAAAAGGACGCCGGCCCCCGCCACctctctggcgtcgccgtctctcgcaTCCATCGCAAATTCGCGACCCCGCGCCTCGAaggtcgcgccgcggaggtcaCCCGAGTCACCTTCAGCCCCTGCCACCAGTCCGGCCGTCGGCGGCTCCAAAATCAGCAGTGGACCGACGAAGGCCTCGATTAATCCATGAACCAGATAGACCCCAGTCACACACAAGAGCGCAGACAGGAAGTGGGAGGGCAAAAACGCCGTGAAAACCATGTTGATGCATGCAATGACCACGGCGTCCGTGACCGTCACGAAGGTTCCCACGAAACCAAACACTTTGCACGCAACCTGCTGCGAGGCAACCAGACCCTGAAGCAGCGTCGCAAAGCCGATCTTTGGCGCAgtggagaaaaggaaaaacgcaAAGGCAGACAGCAGGACCAGCGCCGCACACAGCCACGTGGGGGCCAGGCGGTTGATATACAGAAACTGAGACAAAGGTAGCAGTGCGACTGAGAAAGACGAAGCAAGAACGCACCAAAACAGGCGGCGGTAGGCGGAGTCTCTGCTGTAAGACGCGGGAGGAGTCCACCGTCTATTCATGTACAACcccgcgaggctgccgccgatTTTGCCCACGGCGATGATGACCACCGCCAAGAGATTCGCGAACGCCCGGTTGGGCGAGGCACCCAACGGTAGCTCTTCCGCGGCTGTAAGTGTGAAGTCCCAGGagggcagcgagaagaaagaaaacggcGGAAGCCCGCCCAGCGCGAAATCGAACGAGGAGACGGAAAGCTCGTCGCCAGCGGAGAGCAAGAACGCGGACGATGAGGAGACGGGaaacgcgcctccgccttcggcgTCTAAGGGCACAGCAGTGCTTCCCTCCACGCTGAAGCCGTCCGCTATGCCGGATCCCAAcacagaggctgcgccggccgtcgacgagggagacgcacCGTGCGAGGCACTGCCTCCCAGGACGCCCCACGTCGCGAAGGCCGTGACGCAGCACTGCAGCGCAAGCTCGGGAATCACAACCGACACCATGGAGTCCTCTAGAGCCGTCTCGAatgcgaggaagacgagccgCCAGCCCAACTCCTTTTCTCTCAAAACAATCAGCAAGCCATCTCGCACATCCTCCAGACGGCTGGCCGTCTCCtgaaagagagacagcgtgTGGACGCTGGACAGGTCCGTCTGCGTTTCACTCGTTTCACTGTCGTTATCCACGGTGTCTGTCAGCAGCCTGTTCCCTCGAGACGAACTCGCCATCTCGTCAGAAGTGCCTTCGGCTGAAGACGTgtggccgccgccgctgccttcatAGCAACTGCCGTCGTGGCTGCCTCCCTCTGGGTAAAAGAACTGgcgcgcgctcctcctcggcaACCCGAACACGTAGCAGCCCAAGGAAACGACAGACAACACGCAGAAGATGAAACTCATACTCGACACCAGGGCAAAGACGCCCGAGTCGCTGCCCAGGTAGGGCAGCCAGGAGTCGGGGAGGAGGTGATGCAGATGGAGGGACAGCAGGTACACGCCGAAGGCAATGGGCGGCGTGAAGACAATGAAGGACAGGTCAAACACCATCTGGTGGCAGCCGTTCATCTTGTTGCGCAAGCTGTCGTCGACGGGGAGATCGTACTGCGCACTCAGCGTGTccaggccgccgcagtcgaTGTCGACAACGTTGGCGAAGGCGACTTGCACGCCATCGAAAAACATCAGGGcgacgagacagagaagaaaaaggtcAGGGCGATCCAAGTCGTTCTTCAGGAACAGCCACGCGGCCGGGACTGCCGCGCTCCAAATCAGAAGGCGCGTGACCGTCGTGGTGcccagcaggcggcgaatGCTGGCgcgctccgcgaccgcccctgcgagaggagacaccaAGACCAGCGCCAAATTGAAGGCCGCTCGGGTGATGCCCACGGCGCTGTCGTTCCCAACTATCGAAATCATCAACGTGCCAAACATGGACCACCAGACTGCAGCCTTGGTCACGTTGGCCAGCTGCCCGTACAAGTAGCTGCGCCAGATCTTCTGCGacgcgcgctccgcggcggcgaccgcgttcTCCGCCGGGGGGTTCGCGAGCCCCCCCGGCGACCTGCCCGGCTCCATGAAGCCGCCGGCCGGGAAAAGCGCAttcgccgcacgccgcggcggaggcgcgtacgtggcctccgccgcagcgtgcgAGAAAGTGGGCGCGGAACTCACGAGAGAGGAGTTCTCCGCTTCAtcgcgcgagcgactccCTGGCATGGCGGCctcgacgcgagagagaaaacaggcaCCTACTCCGGAACGTGAAAAGCGACCTTGGTCTCGCGCTAGAGAGACCGCAAGTGTacgtgcgcgcctccgccgggaGAGGCCGtagggagaggcgcgcgagcgcacaAACAGCTCCCGCACGCGATTCACGCGGAGAACTGTAAAGGTATAAGTGAGCAAGCAGACAATAACGGCAACACGATGCCGCGAGCAGACAGCTGCTTAGCCTCGAGATCCCAGACTGAACACGAATCGGGCACGCACGGACACATCAAAAAAGGGGAAGAGGTGCGGCGGGGAGACGAACGGCCAACCCGCAGCTGTCTTGTCCTCTATGCAGAATACGGTAACGGGTTCGCTTGCGACACAGAGAAAAACTCAGGCAGTGGGAAAAGAATGGACACTTCCCTAGGCACCGAGGGGCCCTCATGGTCATccacgcgaaggaggcgcgccctcAGTCGCAGACCACCCAGAATGGATGTTCGATTCCAGAAAGAAGCTGCTGCATCGCGCAGAGGGGACCGGACACACAGGATGAAGAGATACAGATTCAGCCAGAGCTAATGACTCACTACAGCACTTGTGTCGCGACGTGCTGGCAACCAATTCGTGCCTGAACCGGCCTCGCGGTTCTTCCTGGGGGTTGATGGCCGTAtgaaacaaaaaaaaactcTCTTGCCTGGGCTGACCAAAAGTCCAAATGACTGCCTCATTAAAAGAGGCTCGGCCCTTCCAGAAAAACAACTGGAACTACCGTAAGTTTGGTCGAAGGAGACGAGATGGGACCGGCATCGAGGCCAGTTGGCTTGCCGCGCACAGCCGCTGAAGCCAGGAAAGAGACAACCACCTCACAGCTTAGTACTGCCAAAAAGAAAAACCCGGTTCGTGAGCATGCAGCTACACGCAGCTAGTCGCAAAACGACCGGAAGGCTTGTCTCCTGCCTCACGGAGCTGCCGCGGATATCGCCccggcagagaagaagcatGAGCCAGGCAATTGAACTCGGGATCGGATGGAGTGGCACAAACCCCGAGAAAACAGCACTATGGAGACGAGCAGATTGGGAATCAAGAAAAATACAGTCGCTTCAACAGACACCGACCCTTTTTAGCGTGCAACTACAGAAAACGTCTGCGACGGGCGAGTGACAGGAAGGAAGGCGCCAACGGGGCCAAACATTATTTTACATGCGCACGTATTATTTGTGACCCAATGTTTGCATTTCATTTTGCGCGTTAACGCTCACACGCCAGATAAAagcttcctcgcggcgcaggcagcagcggaatAGAAAACTTGGGCAACTCTTACGCCCGCTAGGCGGCTAAAGCTTCGCGGAcagggagacgaggaaaTAGTAGGCAGCAGCACAGAACGTGCGGACGACGATACCATCCAGGTGCTTGGCAGCACACGATCAGCCCGCGAGTCGCCACAGCTTTTTTGCAGTTGTCAGCCAATACACTAGACAGGAAACCGGAAAAAACATGTCTCGTGTTATCACACGCGTGGATGCCAAAAGTCTTTTCGTTTCCCCCGTGATAGGGATTCTCCCGCCTCCGTTACCGAGTAACCCAGCGCGCTCGCCCATTCGTATCAGGCGCTGCTAGCGCAAACGCCAAGGGAGGGCAAGGCTGGCATCTCGGGGGGGGAGCCggcaggggggaggggaggggggcaaGGGGCGTTTGTTCCTCGAAAAATAAGTTTAACTGGCGATGCTGATGCTCGTTGTTCTTCATAGAAGATCACTAGGGCCTGTTCACTGGGATACAtttgcttctctctgcggaCGCCTACGCCTACATGCCAAACTGCTGCCAGAGCGTGGCACCAGCTACCTCCTTATGTGAGTTTGTCAAACTACGGCATGCGTGTCGCTCGCTACTTTACATTGCAAAAAACGGGAGGAACAAGATCGTGCTGAGATTGAATGCACTTACAACCCTGGCAACATCCATCTGGAGGACACTGAGCACCGCCGTGTTATGAATATTGAGCAACCAATGTAAGCTGGAACTCGCGACGAAGTCGACAAAGCAGCGGTGCGAGAGTCAAGCCCGGTGCCCGTCGATCGGTCTCATAGGGCTCAGGATGGCAGCGCTCAAACAAGACGAAAGCTAGCTTTCAACTCGTTATTCGCTTTCCTACGAATGTCAGTTTACGTTGCCAAGGGCTCTTGGTCCGTCCACCTGTGCACCTATATCGTGGCCATTCACGCGGCGACAACGACATTGATGGCAGAGCGCAGCCACAGCGCCCCTGTATTAGAAACAAGCACTGAGAGGCTGGATTTGTATACCGGGGGGCACCCTGGCACATAGTGGTTCGCCGAGGATCTTTCCAAAAACCCGTCAAAAAAGCAGTTCCAGATGTGACACTCTCTACCGGCTGGATCTAGTCGGGACGCAGCGTACACGTTCAAGAGGACATGTGCCATCCACTTACGGGCTCTTGCGCTTTCGGCACCCTCAAGATGACAAGATTAATTACCAGCTTTGGTAGCAAGTGGCAGGAAACACCACAGTGTAGCAAGGGTAAAGCCACTGCAGAAAGTTTTACCAAGCACTACACCCGGTGGACGCTACTGTGGAGGCATGACTACGTGTCTAAGCATACATTTTCCAACAGAGGGACAGTCCGCAGCTGGAAGAGTACAACAATTGTCTTTTCGGTTCTTCGATTTCCCGAAATGTATGGCAACAGTCGAGATCGAGAATTCC
Above is a window of Besnoitia besnoiti strain Bb-Ger1 chromosome Unknown contig00007, whole genome shotgun sequence DNA encoding:
- a CDS encoding uncharacterized protein (encoded by transcript BESB_071700); this encodes MPGSRSRDEAENSSLVSSAPTFSHAAAEATYAPPPRRAANALFPAGGFMEPGRSPGGLANPPAENAVAAAERASQKIWRSYLYGQLANVTKAAVWWSMFGTLMISIVGNDSAVGITRAAFNLALVLVSPLAGAVAERASIRRLLGTTTVTRLLIWSAAVPAAWLFLKNDLDRPDLFLLCLVALMFFDGVQVAFANVVDIDCGGLDTLSAQYDLPVDDSLRNKMNGCHQMVFDLSFIVFTPPIAFGVYLLSLHLHHLLPDSWLPYLGSDSGVFALVSSMSFIFCVLSVVSLGCYVFGLPRRSARQFFYPEGGSHDGSCYEGSGGGHTSSAEGTSDEMASSSRGNRLLTDTVDNDSETSETQTDLSSVHTLSLFQETASRLEDVRDGLLIVLREKELGWRLVFLAFETALEDSMVSVVIPELALQCCVTAFATWGVLGGSASHGASPSSTAGAASVLGSGIADGFSVEGSTAVPLDAEGGGAFPVSSSSAFLLSAGDELSVSSFDFALGGLPPFSFFSLPSWDFTLTAAEELPLGASPNRAFANLLAVVIIAVGKIGGSLAGLYMNRRWTPPASYSRDSAYRRLFWCVLASSFSVALLPLSQFLYINRLAPTWLCAALVLLSAFAFFLFSTAPKIGFATLLQGLVASQQVACKVFGFVGTFVTVTDAVVIACINMVFTAFLPSHFLSALLCVTGVYLVHGLIEAFVGPLLILEPPTAGLVAGAEGDSGDLRGATFEARGREFAMDARDGDAREVAGAGVLFDASGWSAARPANRGGQSFLPPHRGPEDGATGFYWTGEAGASASGASHYPLAADQQQRGVSRRS